The sequence AAAGGCCAACAACGTGAGTCCACCACTGAAAATCGTGAGGGCCAACTGGAGCTTTTGGCGCGCGGATTTCTTCAGTCCTGTTCCCGTGCTTTCTTGCCATGGCTCGGCGCTCATTCCCGTGCGTGCCACGGCTTTGAGGATGGCCTCGGGGGAGGCCGAGGCCCCCTCTGAGACGATCATCTTCGCGTTCAAAAGGTCGAAGGCGAGGTTGGCTGCGCCTCCCACGAGTGGCCCGATTTCGCGCTTGAGGACGGCGATCTCCTCGGCGCAATCCATGCCGTGGATTTTGAAGGCCAGCTTGCGGGGGCTCATGGCACGTCTCCATGGGGTGTAGGGATGTGGCCTATTTCTTTGATGGATGGGAGGTCCATCCTTTTCTTGCCGGGGGACAGTCTGGAGTCATGGTGGGTGATGTCGAACATCGATGGCCTCAAGCTGGCACGCGATGGCGGTTGACTTCCACGGAGATATGAACCAGTTCGTCATGAACACTTAATGCCCGTTTGAAGTAATTGGGATCGGCCTCATCCGTGGTCACGAGCGAAAGAATGCAGGCATATTTACCCTTGCCGACGCGCCACACATGCAGGTCGCAGATGTGGGCCTTGATGGGGCTGGCCTTAATCACCTCCCTGATCTCGGCTACCACCGGGGCCTCCATTTCCGCATCGAGCAACACACGCCCTGAATCACGCAGCAGACCGTAAGCCCAAACCGCCACCAATCCGGCCCCGGCAATACCCATGACTGGGTCCAGCCAGCTCGCCCCCCAGGTTTTGCCGCCAATCAGCGCCAAGATGGCGAGTACCGACGTGGCCGCGTCGGCAACAACATGAAGATAGGCGGAGCGCAGGTTCAAATCATGATGATGACCTGGGTTAACGTGATCGTCATGGGCATGGTGATGATCATGGCCATGACCGTCCTTGAGCAGCCAGGCGCAAGCGATATTGACCAGCAATCCGACCACGGCGATGGCGATGGCTTGGTTGTAACGAATGGGCGTCGGAGCGAGTAAACGCTCAACCGACTGATACAGCATCAATGCGGCGACCAGCACCAGCAAGATCGCGCTCGTATAGCCGCCAAGAACCTCAATCTTCCAGGTGCCGAAGGTGAAGCGGCCATCGTGGGCGAATCGCCGGGCTGCTCCGTATGCCAGCACCGACAGGCCGAGCGCCAAGGCATGCGAACTCATGTGCCAGCCGTCCGCCAGCAGCGCCATGGAGTTGAACATCCAACCGCCGGCGATTTCGGCAACCATCATGACGGCGGTCAATACTACCGCCCACCGCGTGTTTCTCTCGGCGAGCGGATTGCCTTCGTCAAAAACGTGAGAGTGCCGCCATCCATCAATTGAAGAAACAGAACGCATGATCAGTTCCCTTCTTTGGGCTTGCCGGGCCAAGCGTAGAAGCTTGGCAGGGCCAGCAGCGTGAAGAGCCTACTCGTAATGAGCCCGCCCACGTTGACGATGGCACGGGGCTGTCCCAGCTCGCTGCCGCCGATGCCGTGGATCTTTAAGATCATGCGCGGTGCGTTCACTGGAGTTCTCCAACGGACATTTCCACATCTGCTTCAACAGAGTCCTTCCAATCCTGCCGCCGCAGGGAGAGCCGGTATTTCGTCGTGTAGAGCTGTCCTGCGCCAACAGAAAAGGTCCATGTCTCTCGGCGGTTCAACATGTACCTGCCGAAGTGAGGTGACAAATCGCCTATATAGGCCTGGACGACTTCGAAACTCGCAGGAGAACCATCCTTGCGGACCTGGAGTCGTGCTTCTCCGGCCTTGGGTTGAAAGGTCCAGAACTTGGCAACAGGGCGCGGGGGCTCTAAGTGGTAGACCAGGATCTGGTCTCCTGGCTCACCAACACCCTCCAAGGGGTTTTCTATGCCTTTCAGTTGGAGTTTGTTGACGAAACCACTTAAGAGAGTCCCTGGATCAGCCATTGGGGCCACCCGGGAGGGTTCGCAGAGTTGCTTGAACCAGCGCTGTCCTTCGGATGGAGGAGTCGTCTCCCCGATTTGAAATTCGTGCTGTTGTTGGGAGGCGCTTACCCAGACAGCTCCCTTGCCGGTCGTTCCGATGAGCATGGCTCCAGACTCTTGGAACACCCCGTTGGGTTTCCCCTGGCGGAAGGCTTTGAATGAAACCCGGTACTCCACGGATCTCGAAGCTGGCCCCGTGGGAGGCCGGGCTTCAAGGAAGCCTTTTAGCGCTGGCAGGCCCTGCGTTGATGGGGGTGCGGCAGGCAGTGTGATGGCGAAAAGGACTACAAGAGCAATTTTCATAGTCAGTTCTCCGGACTCGGTTCAATGGCGGATTTTGGAGGCAAAGAACTAGAGATTCATGACCTGGGCCCCATCATGGCAAGGGTTCCGGCCAAGGCGAGCGCGGAGCCGATGCCATCCCTCAGGCCGGGCCGATGCCCGCCCACGTCCCATCCCCAGAGCAGGGATAGGACGATGAACACAGCGCCGTAGGCCGCATAGAGCCGACCGAAAAGTGCTGGGATGGCTGGAGGACCAGGGCAATCCCGTAGAGCGCCAATGCGATGAAGCCCCCAAGACCCAACCATGGGCTCCGCCCGCCACGCAGCCAAATCCACACCAAGTAGCCGCCCCCGATTCCAAGGAGGCCCGCCATGAGAAAGAGCATGGAGGAAGGCATTGTCTGTTTCCTTCTCAAGTCGATAGAGGGTGATCTTTTCTGGCGGGAATTCATGGGGTCGGCTGACGGGCAGGCCTTCTCGATGGCTCTGGTTTTTTTGTTGTGGACCGGAGCTACTTTTCCAGTTCCACCACCACGTTGGCCGCTTTGCCCGCGACGACTTCCACGTCGAGAATCTTTGTCTTGAAACCTGGGCGCACCACCGTGATCGTGTGCCTGCCGACTCCAGCCCTTACGCCGCGGCTGTTGGCCGAAAGGTCCTCGGCCGTGCCGATCAGGCGGTCATCCAGGTAGACCGCGGCGTCGTCCGGCAACACCAGGATGCGGAGGCTGCCCTGGTTGGCCGCTAAGGGTGGCAGCGGCGTTTTCTCGGCCTGATTGTTCCGCGGTTCCTCGCCATCCTCCCTGGCCGAAGCGGTCAGCGGCATCGGCTTTCCGCCTGGCTCGAACAGTCGTCCGTAAGGCATCGGCTTCCGCACCGAGTCGAAGGCGTCAAGCTTCTCGCGGCCCGCCAATCGAGGCATGCGCTTGTCGAGGTTCACCTTCTGGCCGGGCCTGGCGTCGAGATTGATGCCGTAGGTCTCGTGGCCCGGGTAACGGAACTCAAGGTGGTAGCTGCCCGGCTTCAGGTAGAGATAGTCCGGATAGCCGTCGAAGTCGTCGGCGATACCGACGTAGACTCCGTCGAGCCAGACTTCAGCATCTTCTGGTGAGATGTCGGTATCCACGACCGCGAAGGCAGGAAGGGTTGGATAGCCAAACCAAGTGCCGACATAGACCGATGGGCCTCGCCGCCACCCGCCCCAGTACCCTGTGCCAAACGAATAATAGCCCCCGCGGTAGTGACTGCTACCACCTAGGTGGCCGCCACCGCGACCACCACCCCGGCCGCCGCCGCGTTGGGCTGCGGCCGGGGTGGTGCCCAAGAGGGCGATAAGGGTCGCGAAGATGATCATTCGTGTTCCAGTGGATCTCATGGAATCTCCTTCATGTCCTGTGTAAACAAGTTGCCCACTCACTACTAATTTCCTTCCCGGGCGCCCAGCAAGCAGCCCCGGGCAAGGTATTCCAAGAGGCCCCCTCCGCCTCAATAACCTCACGCGGGTTCATGGTTTGATTCCTTCGGCTTGCCAATCCATGCGTAGAAGCTCGGCAGGGCTAACAAGGTGAAAAGGGTTGAGGTGACGAGCCCACCCACCATAACGATGGCGAGGGGCCGTTCCAATTCGCTGCCGCCAATGCCGAAGAGCATGGGCATCAGGCCGAGGATGGCGGCGCCTGCCGTCATGAGCTTAGGGCGCACACGGCCAATGGAGGCTTCCCGGATGGCCTCTGCGAAGGGCATGCCCTCGGCCATCAAGTTCTTTGCTTGGATGATGAGCACAAGGCTGTTCTGTACGGCCACACCGAAGAGCCCGATCACACCGACGATGGAACTGATATTCCATGTCTCACCAGCCAACCACAGGGCGATCAGGCCGCCTGCGAAGGCGTTCGGCAGCGTGGCGACGACCGCCAGCACTTCCCGCCACCGTCCCAGAGCCAGGTAGAGGAGCCCGACCACCAGCGCCAGTGCAACAGCGATTGCCACGCTCAGCCGCCGCTGAGTTTCCCGTGCCTCCTCGATTTGTCCGCCGATCTTGACGACGGTGCCCTTGGGCAGTTCCATCGCCGCCATGGCCTTCTCAACGCGAGTAGCGGTGCCGCCCAGATCGCCCTTGGTGCGGATGTTCACGGCGAGGCGGCGCTGGGCCGCTTCACGACGTATGAGGCTGGGCGTGACGGTCTCGTCGAAACGCGTGACCTGGCCCAGCTCCACGATGCGGCCATCCTCCAGAACGATGGGCAGGCGTTTGAGCTTTTCAGGGCTCACCCTTCCATCGTTAGGAAAGCGCAGGATCCGCTCGATGCGCTGGGGTCCGTCGAAGCGGGTTTCCGTTTCCAGGCCTTGGAGGCTGGCTTTCAAGGTTTGGGCGACCAGGGTCCGCGGCACGTTGAGCCGCCGCAAGGCATCTTCGTCCGGCACAATACGCCACTTGGGCAGCGGACCGCTGCCATCCGGGCTCACGGAGGCCACACCTTCGACTTTGCTGAGGCGCTCTTGGATTTCCGGAAGTTTGGCCTGGAGGGCGTCCAGGTCCGGGTTGAAGAGCTTCACCTGAAGGTCCGCGGGTGTGCCCCCAATGCCTTCGGAGATCCGCATCTGCATGGGTGTGGTCAGCTCGACAGGATAAGGAAGATCCTCGATGGCTTCGGCCACATCCCGCTCCACGGCCTTCGCGGGGCGCTGGCCGTCCAACACCACCAGCACATCGCTGATGGTGTGGGGCATGGGATCCTCCGTCAGTTCGGCGCGGCCCGTGCGGCGGTAGACGGAAGACACACCGGAAATCCTCGCTAGCTTTTCCTCCAGCTGGAGGTTCGCCTCATCCACGGAAGCCAGACTGGTTTCCGAGGGCAGGCGGGAATTGAGCATCAGCGCGCCCTCGTCCAGCTTGGGCAAGAAGTTGCTTCCCAGATTGAAGGCCAAGACGAGGCTCGGAATGGTGATGGCCAATGCGATCACCTGAACGACGGCCCCGTGGCGCATGGCCCATTCCAGGCGAGGCTTGTAGAAGCGCTTAATGGCCACGACGAAACGGGGCTCCTCTAGCGAGGATCCCGGGGGAAGGAAGCGTTCCACCAGGGCTGGAACTAGGGTGAAGCTGAGGATCAGGCTGAGAGTCATGGCGGAAGCCACGGCCACGGCCAAGGGCGCATACAGACGGCCCGCCAGGCCACCGATGGCCAACAGCGGAATGAACACCGCTAGGATCACCAGCACCGCCGTGAGGATGGGGACGCCCACCTCGGCGGCGGCGCGGGTCAGGGCCACGCGCCGGGGCTCGATATGCTCCTGATGCTCATGCAGCCGATGAGCGAGGTTTTCCACCATGATGACGGCGGCATCCACCAGCAGGCCCACGGAGATGGCCAGGCCACCCAGCGTCATGGCATTGAGGCCCATTCCCATAATGCTGAGAGGAATGGCCGCGCCGAAGGTGGCAAGGGGCAGCACTGCGATGACCAGCAAGGCCCCCCGGAAGTTTCCCAGCAGCACAATGAGCACCAGCGCCACAAAGAACCCCCCCAGTAACAAGGCCACCGTGACGCCGCTAAGGGCGTGAGTGACGAGGGTGCCTTGGTCGTACATCAGGGTGAGCGACATGCCTTCGGGCAGTCCTTTGCGGAGTTCATCCAAGGCCGCTCGGACCGCCTTGGAAGTGCTCAGCACATCCGCCGTGGGCTGCTTGACCACGCGCAAGCTCACGTCCTCGTGGCCCTGATGCCTGGCCAGACCCCGGCGGAAGGCGGGCCCTTCGCGCACATCCGCCACATCACCCAGTTGCACCATCCCGCGATGGGTTTTGAGTGGGAGGTGACGGACTTCTTCGGAGGTGCCCGCGAGGCTGCCCACGGTCATGAACCAGCCTTTGTCCTGGATTTCCATGACACCCGCAGCCGTGTCCTGTGCGCTGCCTTTCATCGCGTCCGCCACCTGATCCAAGCTGACGCCCTGGAGGCGCATGCGCTCGGGATCGAGGGTCACTTGGAGTTGGCGTTCTTCGCCGCCCAAGCGTTCCACCCGTGCTACGCCAGGGACGGCCTGAAGGCGCGGGACGAGGACCTTTTCGGTGAGGTCCCGGAGCTTCATGGGATCCACGGAGGGGCCTTCTAGGACGATCTCCTGGATCTCCTGGAGGCGCCCCGCGGCGCTGGACATCAACGGTGAACGGGTCCCTTCCGGGAAGCCGCCGATCACACCCGAAAGGCGCTCTGCCACGAGCTGACGGGCTCGCCAGGGGTCGGTGTCACCCTCGAAGGCAACAACCACCTGGACCACTTCTGCCTGCACAGTGGTGATCACGCGCTTGACGCCAGGCAGACCGCCGACGGCCTGTTCCACCGGCTGGGCCACCGTCAATTCCAGCTCCGAAGCCGCCCGGCCTGGACTCTGGATGAGCAAACTCAGAGATGGGAGGGTGAGATCGGGGAACAGGTCCCGCTTGAGGTTTAAGAAGGTCGCGATGCCTGCGACCAGCCACACCAGGGCCAGTGCGAAGACCCACCCCTTGCGCGGCAGCAGCCAGTCGAACCAGCGGCGGATAAGGGTACGGTGCTGGGGCGTGTAGACCGCGTATGGATCGTGCGGCATATGCGGATCAAGAGGGATTTCCTCATCGTTCGGCAAGTTCGGCTCAGTGGTCATGGTCTTCCCCTCCGCTCTTGCGCTTGATCTGGAGGGACTTCAGCAGGTAGGCGCCCTCGCCAACCACGGTCTCGCCGGGTTTCACGCCTTCCAACACCATCACGTCGCCACCCAGTTCAACGCCCCGGCGCACGGGCCGGAACACGGCCTCTTCGCCCTCCTTCACGAATACGCCCCAGATGCCTTCCACCTGCTGCAAGGCACTTTGGGGCAGCACCATGGCCTTGGT comes from Holophagaceae bacterium and encodes:
- the dmeF gene encoding CDF family Co(II)/Ni(II) efflux transporter DmeF; translated protein: MRSVSSIDGWRHSHVFDEGNPLAERNTRWAVVLTAVMMVAEIAGGWMFNSMALLADGWHMSSHALALGLSVLAYGAARRFAHDGRFTFGTWKIEVLGGYTSAILLVLVAALMLYQSVERLLAPTPIRYNQAIAIAVVGLLVNIACAWLLKDGHGHDHHHAHDDHVNPGHHHDLNLRSAYLHVVADAATSVLAILALIGGKTWGASWLDPVMGIAGAGLVAVWAYGLLRDSGRVLLDAEMEAPVVAEIREVIKASPIKAHICDLHVWRVGKGKYACILSLVTTDEADPNYFKRALSVHDELVHISVEVNRHRVPA
- a CDS encoding PEGA domain-containing protein — translated: MIIFATLIALLGTTPAAAQRGGGRGGGRGGGHLGGSSHYRGGYYSFGTGYWGGWRRGPSVYVGTWFGYPTLPAFAVVDTDISPEDAEVWLDGVYVGIADDFDGYPDYLYLKPGSYHLEFRYPGHETYGINLDARPGQKVNLDKRMPRLAGREKLDAFDSVRKPMPYGRLFEPGGKPMPLTASAREDGEEPRNNQAEKTPLPPLAANQGSLRILVLPDDAAVYLDDRLIGTAEDLSANSRGVRAGVGRHTITVVRPGFKTKILDVEVVAGKAANVVVELEK
- a CDS encoding efflux RND transporter permease subunit; the protein is MPHDPYAVYTPQHRTLIRRWFDWLLPRKGWVFALALVWLVAGIATFLNLKRDLFPDLTLPSLSLLIQSPGRAASELELTVAQPVEQAVGGLPGVKRVITTVQAEVVQVVVAFEGDTDPWRARQLVAERLSGVIGGFPEGTRSPLMSSAAGRLQEIQEIVLEGPSVDPMKLRDLTEKVLVPRLQAVPGVARVERLGGEERQLQVTLDPERMRLQGVSLDQVADAMKGSAQDTAAGVMEIQDKGWFMTVGSLAGTSEEVRHLPLKTHRGMVQLGDVADVREGPAFRRGLARHQGHEDVSLRVVKQPTADVLSTSKAVRAALDELRKGLPEGMSLTLMYDQGTLVTHALSGVTVALLLGGFFVALVLIVLLGNFRGALLVIAVLPLATFGAAIPLSIMGMGLNAMTLGGLAISVGLLVDAAVIMVENLAHRLHEHQEHIEPRRVALTRAAAEVGVPILTAVLVILAVFIPLLAIGGLAGRLYAPLAVAVASAMTLSLILSFTLVPALVERFLPPGSSLEEPRFVVAIKRFYKPRLEWAMRHGAVVQVIALAITIPSLVLAFNLGSNFLPKLDEGALMLNSRLPSETSLASVDEANLQLEEKLARISGVSSVYRRTGRAELTEDPMPHTISDVLVVLDGQRPAKAVERDVAEAIEDLPYPVELTTPMQMRISEGIGGTPADLQVKLFNPDLDALQAKLPEIQERLSKVEGVASVSPDGSGPLPKWRIVPDEDALRRLNVPRTLVAQTLKASLQGLETETRFDGPQRIERILRFPNDGRVSPEKLKRLPIVLEDGRIVELGQVTRFDETVTPSLIRREAAQRRLAVNIRTKGDLGGTATRVEKAMAAMELPKGTVVKIGGQIEEARETQRRLSVAIAVALALVVGLLYLALGRWREVLAVVATLPNAFAGGLIALWLAGETWNISSIVGVIGLFGVAVQNSLVLIIQAKNLMAEGMPFAEAIREASIGRVRPKLMTAGAAILGLMPMLFGIGGSELERPLAIVMVGGLVTSTLFTLLALPSFYAWIGKPKESNHEPA